In Scleropages formosus chromosome 18, fSclFor1.1, whole genome shotgun sequence, one DNA window encodes the following:
- the atp8b2 gene encoding phospholipid-transporting ATPase ID isoform X2: MFREKPPPEEERRVRANDREYNEKFQYANNCIMTSKYNIITFLPVNLFEQFQEVANTYFLFLLILQLIPQISSLSWFTTIVPLVLVLSITAVKDATDDYFRHKSDNQVNNRQSQVLISGILQKEKWMNVRVGDIIKLENNQFVAADLLLLSSSEPHGLCYIETAELDGETNMKVRQSPSVTSELGDPHNLAQFDGEVICEPPNNKLDRFCGTLYWRENKYSLSNQNMLLRGCVLRNTESCYGLVIFAGPDTKLMQNSGRTKFKRTSIDRLMNTLVLWIFGFLVCMGVILAIGNAVWEKEVGSLFQSYLPWDPSVDNFLFSAFLAFWSYVIILNTVVPISLYVSVEVIRLGHSYFINWDRRMFCQRCNTPAEARTTTLNEELGQVEYIFSDKTGTLTQNIMTFNKCSINGHAYGEVIDTLGTQPKRAQRLDFSFNSLADKDFCFYDQSLLDAIKLGEPLVHEFFRLLSLCHTVMSEEKSEGELVYKAQSPDEGALVTAARNFGFVFRSRTPNTITVQELGRPVTYSLLAILDFNNIRKRMSVVVRSPEGKIRLYCKGADTLLFERLHPCNQDLMNVTSDHLNEYAADGLRTLVLAYRDLSEQQWEDWAAQLHSAERAPDYREDRLAAAYEEIEQDMMLLGATAIEDKLQEGVPETIALLSLANIKIWVLTGDKQETAVNIGYSCKMLTDDMTEVFIINGHTVQSVREELRRARERMIESARSRDGAKGEDTEWAEGCSLGNGFGGPEGAQGDWHQQSGDKRQKSMPAAHPSSNLLDSISGEYALVISGHSLAHALEADMEREFLDTACVCKAVICCRVTPLQKALVVELVKKHKKAVTLAVGDGANDVSMIKTAHIGVGISGQEGIQAVLASDYSFSQFRFLQRLLLVHGRWSYLRMCRFLCYFFYKNFAFTMVHFWFGFFCGFSAQTVYDQYFITLYNIVYTSLPVLAMGIFDQDVPEQRSLEYPKLYEPGQLNLLFNKREFFICIAQGIYTSVVLFCVPYGVLSQATGSDGIPLADYQTFAVTVATSLVIVVSVQIALDTGYWTAINHFFIWGSLGSYFTILFAMHSNILFSIFPNQFHFVGSAQNTLQQPVVWLTIALATVICIVPVLAFRFLKLDLKPQLSDTVRYTQLVRQKKRKSGGRGGRGALGGVAGLGSGALGRLGRAGSRRSGYAFAHQEGFGELITSGKNMRLSSLALATFASRHSASWIDTLRKKKQQLTPTQSGAEGSPATPCPAPLSTSSSLLGPQDALVEDTTHTPLGLAPSASSSAVTPTPMRSPGGESSGSWAVSLGAVQEALFGWRGVGARISGASSPGPPPIVEETSLAE; encoded by the exons CTGATTCCTCAGATCTCTTCCCTGTCCTGGTTCACCACCATTGTGCCTTTAGTCTTGGTGCTGAGCATCACCGCGGTGAAGGACGCCACGGACGACTAC TTTCGTCACAAAAGTGACAACCAGGTGAACAACCGCCAGTCTCAGGTCCTCATCAGCGGCAT CCTTCAGAAGGAAAAGTGGATGAATGTGCGAGTGGGTGACATCATCAAACTGGAGAACAACCAGTTTGTGGCA GCTGACCTGCTGTTGTTATCCAGCAGCGAACCCCATGGATTGTGCTACATTGAGACTGCAGAGCTGGATGG AGAGACCAACATGAAAGTGCGACAGTCTCCGTCCGTCACCTCGGAGCTCGGGGACCCTCATAACCTGGCTCAGTTTGATG GAGAGGTGATTTGCGAACCGCCCAACAACAAGCTGGACCGCTTCTGTGGCACGTTGTACTGGAGGGAGAACAAGTACAGCCTGAGCAACCAGAACATGCTGCTGCGCGGCTGCGTGCTCAGGAACACGGAGAGCTGCTACGGCCTGGTTATCTTCGCAG GTCCTGACACCAAACTGATGCAGAACAGTGGGCGCACGAAGTTCAAGAGAACCAGCATTGACAGGCTGATGAATACACTCGTCCTCTGG ATCTTTGGCTTCCTTGTGTGTATGGGAGTGATCCTGGCCATTGGGAATGCGGTGTGGGAGAAAGAGGTGGGCTCCCTCTTCCAGAGCTACCTGCCCTGGGACCCCTCTGTGGATAACTTCCTCTTCTCTGCTTTCCTGGCCTTCTGGTCTTACGTCATCATCCTCAACACCGTGGTGCCCATCTCGTTGTACGTGAG CGTGGAAGTGATCCGACTGGGCCACAGCTACTTCATCAACTGGGACCGACGCATGTTCTGCCAGCGGTGCAACACCCCGGCAGAGGCCCGCACCACCACCCTCAATGAAGAGCTGGGCCAAGTGGAGTACATTTTCTCCGACAAGACGGGCACCCTCACCCAGAACATCATGACCTTCAACAAGTGCTCCATCAATGGCCATGCCTACG GGGAGGTGATCGACACTCTGGGAACGCAGCCCAAG AGAGCCCAGCGGCTGGACTTCTCCTTCAACTCTCTGGCCGACAAGGACTTCTGCTTCTATGACCAGAGCCTGCTGGACGCAATCAAGCTGGGCGAGCCACTGGTGCACGAGTTCTTCCGCCTCCTGTCGCTCTGTCACACTGTCATGAGCGAGGAGAAGAGTGAAG GAGAGTTGGTGTACAAGGCCCAGTCCCCCGACGAGGGAGCCCTGGTGACTGCAGCCCGGAATTTTGGCTTTGTGTTTCGCTCACGCACCCCCAACACGATCACCGTGCAGGAACTGGGCCGCCCTGTCACCTACAGCCTGCTGGCCATCCTGGACTTTAACAACATCCGCAAGAGAATGTCCGTCGTTG TCCGCAGTCCGGAGGGGAAGATACGACTGTATTGTAAGGGCGCCGACACCCTGCTCTTTGAGAGACTCCATCCCTGTAACCAAGACCTCATGAACGTGACCTCGGACCATCTCAAC GAGTATGCTGCTGATGGGCTGAGGACCTTGGTCCTGGCCTACAGGGACCTGTCGGAGCAGCAGTGGGAAGACTGGGCCGCACAGCTCCACAGCGCTGAGAGGGCCCCTGACTATAGGGAGGACAGGCTGGCAGCTGCCTATGAGGAGATTGAGCAGGACATGATG CTGCTGGGGGCTACAGCCATAGAAGACAAACTGCAAGAGGGGGTGCCCGAGACCATCGCCCTCCTGTCCCTGGCTAACATCAAGATCTGGGTTCTGACTGGAGACAAGCAGG AGACAGCAGTGAACATAGGCTACTCGTGTAAGATGCTGACGGACGACATGACCGAAGTGTTCATCATCAATGGGCACACGGTGCAGAGTGTTCGAGAGGAGCTCAG AAGGGCGAGAGAGCGCATGATAGAGTCTGCTCGCTCCAGAGATGGGGCAAAGGGGGAGGACACGGAATGGGCCGAGGGCTGCTCCCTAGGGAATGGCTTCGGGGGTCCAGAAGGAGCACAGGGAGACTGGCACCAGCAGTCAGGAGATAAAAGGCAGAAGTCCATGCCTGCAGCTCACCCATCATCCAACCTGCTGGACTCCATCTCCGGGGAGTACGCCCTGGTCATCAGTGGACACAGTCTG GCGCACGCCCTCGAGGCTGACATGGAGCGCGAGTTCCTTGACACTGCATGTGTCTGCAAAGCGGTGATCTGCTGCCGGGTCACACCGCTACAGAAGGCCCTCGTAGTGGAGCTTGTGAAGAAGCACAAGAAGGCCGTCACGCTGGCCGTGGGGGACGGAGCTAATGACGTCAGCATGATCAAGA CTGCCCATATTGGAGTGGGTATCAGTGGTCAGGAGGGCATCCAGGCGGTGCTGGCATCCGACTACTCCTTCTCCCAGTTCCGCTTCCtgcagcgcctcctgctggtgcACGGCCGCTGGTCCTACCTGCGCATGTGCCGCTTTCTCTGCTACTTCTTCTACAAGAACTTTGCCTTCACCATGGTGCACTTCTGGTTCGGCTTCTTCTGCGGTTTCTCTGCGCAG ACGGTCTACGACCAGTACTTCATCACTCTCTACAACATTGTGTACACATCTCTTCCTGTCCTGGCCATGGGGATTTTTGACCAG GACGTCCCGGAGCAGCGCAGCCTCGAGTACCCCAAGCTGTATGAGCCGGGGCAGCTCAACCTTCTCTTCAATAAGCGCGAGTTCTTCATTTGCATCGCGCAGGGCATATACACCTCCGTGGTGCTCTTCTGCGTACCCTATGGGGTGCTATCCCAGGCCACCGGTAGCGATGGCATCCCGCTGGCTGATTACCAGACCTTTGCTGTCACCGTGGCCACCTCCCTGGTTATCGTGGTCAGCGTGCAG ATTGCCCTTGACACAGGCTACTGGACAGCCATTAACCATTTCTTTATTTGGGGCTCGTTGGGTTCCTACTTCACCATCTTGTTTGCCATGCACAGCAACATACTCTTCAGCATCTTTCCAAACCAGTTCCACTTTGTTG GCAGTGCCCAGAACACCTTGCAGCAGCCAGTGGTGTGGCTAACAATTGCTTTAGCCACTGTTATCTGCATCGTGCCTGTCCTCGCCTTCCGTTTCCTTAAACTGGACCTCAAACCTCAGCTCTCAGATACG GTGCGGTACACCCAACTTGTGCGTCAGAAGAAACGCAAATCAGGAGGTCGCGGCGGCCGCGGCGCCCTTGGAGGAGTGGCTGGGCTCGGGAGCGGGGCCCTGGGGCGGCTGGGCCGTGCTGGCTCTCGGCGCTCTGGGTACGCCTTCGCTCACCAGGAGGGCTTTGGGGAGCTCATCACCTCAGGGAAGAACATGCGTCTCAGCTCCTTGGCGCTGGCCACCTTCGCCTCACGCCACAGCGCCAGCTGGATCGACACACTACgcaagaagaagcagcagctgacGCCTACCCAGTCCGGGGCCGAGGGCAGCCCTGCCACTCCATGTCCTGCCCCActttccacctcctcctccctgcttGGGCCCCAGGATGCCCTGGTAGaggacacaacacacaccccACTGGGTCTGGCTCCCTCtgccagcagcagtgctgtCACCCCCACCCCGATGAGGAGTCCGGGGGGAGAGTCTTCAGGAAGCTGGGCGGTCAGCCTAGGGGCAGTGCAG GAGGCTCTTTTTGGATGGCGGGGGGTAGGGGCGCGTATCAGCGGTGCCAGCAGTCCAGGACCCCCTCCCATTGTCGAGGAGACCTCCCTGGCCGAGTGA
- the atp8b2 gene encoding phospholipid-transporting ATPase ID isoform X1, with product MTVPKDIPEKWLPLVLPLKRKKDKEERLKAAKEKRKAGTEEERRVRANDREYNEKFQYANNCIMTSKYNIITFLPVNLFEQFQEVANTYFLFLLILQLIPQISSLSWFTTIVPLVLVLSITAVKDATDDYFRHKSDNQVNNRQSQVLISGILQKEKWMNVRVGDIIKLENNQFVAADLLLLSSSEPHGLCYIETAELDGETNMKVRQSPSVTSELGDPHNLAQFDGEVICEPPNNKLDRFCGTLYWRENKYSLSNQNMLLRGCVLRNTESCYGLVIFAGPDTKLMQNSGRTKFKRTSIDRLMNTLVLWIFGFLVCMGVILAIGNAVWEKEVGSLFQSYLPWDPSVDNFLFSAFLAFWSYVIILNTVVPISLYVSVEVIRLGHSYFINWDRRMFCQRCNTPAEARTTTLNEELGQVEYIFSDKTGTLTQNIMTFNKCSINGHAYGEVIDTLGTQPKRAQRLDFSFNSLADKDFCFYDQSLLDAIKLGEPLVHEFFRLLSLCHTVMSEEKSEGELVYKAQSPDEGALVTAARNFGFVFRSRTPNTITVQELGRPVTYSLLAILDFNNIRKRMSVVVRSPEGKIRLYCKGADTLLFERLHPCNQDLMNVTSDHLNEYAADGLRTLVLAYRDLSEQQWEDWAAQLHSAERAPDYREDRLAAAYEEIEQDMMLLGATAIEDKLQEGVPETIALLSLANIKIWVLTGDKQETAVNIGYSCKMLTDDMTEVFIINGHTVQSVREELRRARERMIESARSRDGAKGEDTEWAEGCSLGNGFGGPEGAQGDWHQQSGDKRQKSMPAAHPSSNLLDSISGEYALVISGHSLAHALEADMEREFLDTACVCKAVICCRVTPLQKALVVELVKKHKKAVTLAVGDGANDVSMIKTAHIGVGISGQEGIQAVLASDYSFSQFRFLQRLLLVHGRWSYLRMCRFLCYFFYKNFAFTMVHFWFGFFCGFSAQTVYDQYFITLYNIVYTSLPVLAMGIFDQDVPEQRSLEYPKLYEPGQLNLLFNKREFFICIAQGIYTSVVLFCVPYGVLSQATGSDGIPLADYQTFAVTVATSLVIVVSVQIALDTGYWTAINHFFIWGSLGSYFTILFAMHSNILFSIFPNQFHFVGSAQNTLQQPVVWLTIALATVICIVPVLAFRFLKLDLKPQLSDTVRYTQLVRQKKRKSGGRGGRGALGGVAGLGSGALGRLGRAGSRRSGYAFAHQEGFGELITSGKNMRLSSLALATFASRHSASWIDTLRKKKQQLTPTQSGAEGSPATPCPAPLSTSSSLLGPQDALVEDTTHTPLGLAPSASSSAVTPTPMRSPGGESSGSWAVSLGAVQEALFGWRGVGARISGASSPGPPPIVEETSLAE from the exons CTGATTCCTCAGATCTCTTCCCTGTCCTGGTTCACCACCATTGTGCCTTTAGTCTTGGTGCTGAGCATCACCGCGGTGAAGGACGCCACGGACGACTAC TTTCGTCACAAAAGTGACAACCAGGTGAACAACCGCCAGTCTCAGGTCCTCATCAGCGGCAT CCTTCAGAAGGAAAAGTGGATGAATGTGCGAGTGGGTGACATCATCAAACTGGAGAACAACCAGTTTGTGGCA GCTGACCTGCTGTTGTTATCCAGCAGCGAACCCCATGGATTGTGCTACATTGAGACTGCAGAGCTGGATGG AGAGACCAACATGAAAGTGCGACAGTCTCCGTCCGTCACCTCGGAGCTCGGGGACCCTCATAACCTGGCTCAGTTTGATG GAGAGGTGATTTGCGAACCGCCCAACAACAAGCTGGACCGCTTCTGTGGCACGTTGTACTGGAGGGAGAACAAGTACAGCCTGAGCAACCAGAACATGCTGCTGCGCGGCTGCGTGCTCAGGAACACGGAGAGCTGCTACGGCCTGGTTATCTTCGCAG GTCCTGACACCAAACTGATGCAGAACAGTGGGCGCACGAAGTTCAAGAGAACCAGCATTGACAGGCTGATGAATACACTCGTCCTCTGG ATCTTTGGCTTCCTTGTGTGTATGGGAGTGATCCTGGCCATTGGGAATGCGGTGTGGGAGAAAGAGGTGGGCTCCCTCTTCCAGAGCTACCTGCCCTGGGACCCCTCTGTGGATAACTTCCTCTTCTCTGCTTTCCTGGCCTTCTGGTCTTACGTCATCATCCTCAACACCGTGGTGCCCATCTCGTTGTACGTGAG CGTGGAAGTGATCCGACTGGGCCACAGCTACTTCATCAACTGGGACCGACGCATGTTCTGCCAGCGGTGCAACACCCCGGCAGAGGCCCGCACCACCACCCTCAATGAAGAGCTGGGCCAAGTGGAGTACATTTTCTCCGACAAGACGGGCACCCTCACCCAGAACATCATGACCTTCAACAAGTGCTCCATCAATGGCCATGCCTACG GGGAGGTGATCGACACTCTGGGAACGCAGCCCAAG AGAGCCCAGCGGCTGGACTTCTCCTTCAACTCTCTGGCCGACAAGGACTTCTGCTTCTATGACCAGAGCCTGCTGGACGCAATCAAGCTGGGCGAGCCACTGGTGCACGAGTTCTTCCGCCTCCTGTCGCTCTGTCACACTGTCATGAGCGAGGAGAAGAGTGAAG GAGAGTTGGTGTACAAGGCCCAGTCCCCCGACGAGGGAGCCCTGGTGACTGCAGCCCGGAATTTTGGCTTTGTGTTTCGCTCACGCACCCCCAACACGATCACCGTGCAGGAACTGGGCCGCCCTGTCACCTACAGCCTGCTGGCCATCCTGGACTTTAACAACATCCGCAAGAGAATGTCCGTCGTTG TCCGCAGTCCGGAGGGGAAGATACGACTGTATTGTAAGGGCGCCGACACCCTGCTCTTTGAGAGACTCCATCCCTGTAACCAAGACCTCATGAACGTGACCTCGGACCATCTCAAC GAGTATGCTGCTGATGGGCTGAGGACCTTGGTCCTGGCCTACAGGGACCTGTCGGAGCAGCAGTGGGAAGACTGGGCCGCACAGCTCCACAGCGCTGAGAGGGCCCCTGACTATAGGGAGGACAGGCTGGCAGCTGCCTATGAGGAGATTGAGCAGGACATGATG CTGCTGGGGGCTACAGCCATAGAAGACAAACTGCAAGAGGGGGTGCCCGAGACCATCGCCCTCCTGTCCCTGGCTAACATCAAGATCTGGGTTCTGACTGGAGACAAGCAGG AGACAGCAGTGAACATAGGCTACTCGTGTAAGATGCTGACGGACGACATGACCGAAGTGTTCATCATCAATGGGCACACGGTGCAGAGTGTTCGAGAGGAGCTCAG AAGGGCGAGAGAGCGCATGATAGAGTCTGCTCGCTCCAGAGATGGGGCAAAGGGGGAGGACACGGAATGGGCCGAGGGCTGCTCCCTAGGGAATGGCTTCGGGGGTCCAGAAGGAGCACAGGGAGACTGGCACCAGCAGTCAGGAGATAAAAGGCAGAAGTCCATGCCTGCAGCTCACCCATCATCCAACCTGCTGGACTCCATCTCCGGGGAGTACGCCCTGGTCATCAGTGGACACAGTCTG GCGCACGCCCTCGAGGCTGACATGGAGCGCGAGTTCCTTGACACTGCATGTGTCTGCAAAGCGGTGATCTGCTGCCGGGTCACACCGCTACAGAAGGCCCTCGTAGTGGAGCTTGTGAAGAAGCACAAGAAGGCCGTCACGCTGGCCGTGGGGGACGGAGCTAATGACGTCAGCATGATCAAGA CTGCCCATATTGGAGTGGGTATCAGTGGTCAGGAGGGCATCCAGGCGGTGCTGGCATCCGACTACTCCTTCTCCCAGTTCCGCTTCCtgcagcgcctcctgctggtgcACGGCCGCTGGTCCTACCTGCGCATGTGCCGCTTTCTCTGCTACTTCTTCTACAAGAACTTTGCCTTCACCATGGTGCACTTCTGGTTCGGCTTCTTCTGCGGTTTCTCTGCGCAG ACGGTCTACGACCAGTACTTCATCACTCTCTACAACATTGTGTACACATCTCTTCCTGTCCTGGCCATGGGGATTTTTGACCAG GACGTCCCGGAGCAGCGCAGCCTCGAGTACCCCAAGCTGTATGAGCCGGGGCAGCTCAACCTTCTCTTCAATAAGCGCGAGTTCTTCATTTGCATCGCGCAGGGCATATACACCTCCGTGGTGCTCTTCTGCGTACCCTATGGGGTGCTATCCCAGGCCACCGGTAGCGATGGCATCCCGCTGGCTGATTACCAGACCTTTGCTGTCACCGTGGCCACCTCCCTGGTTATCGTGGTCAGCGTGCAG ATTGCCCTTGACACAGGCTACTGGACAGCCATTAACCATTTCTTTATTTGGGGCTCGTTGGGTTCCTACTTCACCATCTTGTTTGCCATGCACAGCAACATACTCTTCAGCATCTTTCCAAACCAGTTCCACTTTGTTG GCAGTGCCCAGAACACCTTGCAGCAGCCAGTGGTGTGGCTAACAATTGCTTTAGCCACTGTTATCTGCATCGTGCCTGTCCTCGCCTTCCGTTTCCTTAAACTGGACCTCAAACCTCAGCTCTCAGATACG GTGCGGTACACCCAACTTGTGCGTCAGAAGAAACGCAAATCAGGAGGTCGCGGCGGCCGCGGCGCCCTTGGAGGAGTGGCTGGGCTCGGGAGCGGGGCCCTGGGGCGGCTGGGCCGTGCTGGCTCTCGGCGCTCTGGGTACGCCTTCGCTCACCAGGAGGGCTTTGGGGAGCTCATCACCTCAGGGAAGAACATGCGTCTCAGCTCCTTGGCGCTGGCCACCTTCGCCTCACGCCACAGCGCCAGCTGGATCGACACACTACgcaagaagaagcagcagctgacGCCTACCCAGTCCGGGGCCGAGGGCAGCCCTGCCACTCCATGTCCTGCCCCActttccacctcctcctccctgcttGGGCCCCAGGATGCCCTGGTAGaggacacaacacacaccccACTGGGTCTGGCTCCCTCtgccagcagcagtgctgtCACCCCCACCCCGATGAGGAGTCCGGGGGGAGAGTCTTCAGGAAGCTGGGCGGTCAGCCTAGGGGCAGTGCAG GAGGCTCTTTTTGGATGGCGGGGGGTAGGGGCGCGTATCAGCGGTGCCAGCAGTCCAGGACCCCCTCCCATTGTCGAGGAGACCTCCCTGGCCGAGTGA